TGCTTACCATAGCCACGGGTCCATTTGCGCGCATAAAGCAGGAAGGCAAATACCAGTGGAATCGTGACGGAATGATCGGGTGTTGGGCAGGAGAGCCAAACTTGAAACGTCCAGAGCAGCAAAAACAAAAGCAGCGGCGGGGCCCAAACTTCGCGTATGTCGCCGGTACTCATTGTGCGCGTAGCGGCCACTGCCTGTGCAGCCGCCACACCCAGCACAACGAACAGGTAGCTAGGTAGGCCGTACGCTGGTCCGCCTGGCGTAGCGTACTGAAAGAGTACAGTGGGCGCGAAAGTGCTCGGGTTGAAAGCTAGCCGGCCGTGTAAATTACCCAGCCCCGGTATCGCCGGATACTCGTTAAGCCAGCGTAGCGTTTGTAGGTGATATAACCCAGCATCAAAATTAGTGGTGAGTGTTGTCGCCAGTGTGAGCAGCCAGAGCCACACCAACCCGCCAAGCAGCACGGCGCGCCACCCACCTGCTTGCCACTGCGCCGGCCACCGACCTAGTTCGACTGCTATGGCATGCCGTTGCCCAATAGCGAGCAGCCCAAGCATTCCAGCCGTAATTACTTGCATCCCAGCATTGATAGCCCAAAACAACGAGGCCAACTGCAAAACTCCTGTTAGCAACGCTAGGCCAATCAGACTCAATAGTTCCGCAGGCAATACTTCTTCGAAACCAGGTAAGCGCAAGCGGGCAACAAGGCGCCACGCCGTCCAGCCGAGGAGTGTTGTGCAGGCGCCTAGCAGCAGCCAACAAAGAAAAAGGGTTGCCATGCCCGGCAAAGATGCCGAAAAACTGCGCTACGTTTCGGCTTGGTTTTGGCATAAATACTAGATCATCTTTCCTTTTTCCGAATTTCGCCGCTTCTCTTCACCTCTCTTTCTCATGAAAACCGCCTCTTTGTTTTGTTTGTTGGCCTTGGCTGCCACGGCCTGTACTGCTCCGCGTACGATTGTGAGCTCCGGTAAAGTCACCCCACGAGGCGAGTTAAAAGTAGGTGGCAATCTGTCCTTTAACGTTGCTACATCGACCCTAGGTCAGGCAGGTGGCGCCGTGAAGAACTTTGCGCAGGCAGCTGCCAACAAGGACACGATTCGCTACAGTGCCTCTGTCGATAAGCTGCAAGCCGCGGCCCTCTCCTACGTGCTTGACCCCGTGCAGCCCACCTCCGACTTCTACCTGCGCTACGGCGTCATCGACCGGCTTGATGTGGGGTATAAGTATGCATTCGGCTCGCACGTTTTTGATGCCATGTACCAGTTCTTAGGTCCTGTTGGCACTCCCGAGCACCCCGGCGGGCAGGCGGGCGCCACCTACGGCAGCATTGGGTTACAGTATGCTACGCAACGAGCCAAGCTACCTAGCATCCCGTACCTCGACAACATCTCCAATATACTCCGACTGAATGCTAGCCGCCACGACCTCATTGTGCCGCTGGTATTCAGCACTTCCTTTGGGCCTGAAGAGCAAGCCGGCGCGCTTTCCTACGGCGTCGTGTACAGCCATACCTTTCTGCGCTACGGCTTCGAGGCACCCAAAATCTACAATACCGCAGGTAGCAGCCAGCTGCCGGCATTACCGGCGCAACGCAAAAACTTCTCGGCGTACGGTGGTTTTCTCAGCGTAAAGCTAGGTTACCGCTATGCCTATGTTGTTCCGGCAGTAGCTATTTATTATCAGAACTATGGCACGTATGAGTTGCTGAACAATAAAACAGCTAAGCTCGACGGTTTCACCATCATTCCAAGCATTGGTTTGCAGTTCCGTATTCCTACCGCAACAGCCCGTCGTTAGTAGGCAGCGAAGCGTAGGCAAGTGGTAGCAACAGCTGGCAAGCTGGATTCTGAAGCCATTGACCAGCAGATCATATACTGTGGCCTAAGTAGCAAATAAGAAAGGCAGTGAAAGCTAGCTTCTCTAAGAGAAGCGGCTTTCACTGCCTTTCTGTATTAATAATTCTTCGCCTAGGAAACGGGAAGGCGCTTACTGCTCGCTGATGTTTGGGTCTCCACTACCGTCTCTATCCATGTATCCTTGTGTGAAAACACGGTAGCGGTCGAAGATAGAACCCACAGAGCGCCGAAGCACCAACATGCCCCGGGGCCCTTGCGGTACTTCCACGCCCGAAGCGTAGCCGTTCCACACGGCCCGGTTCGTGCGATGATCAATGAGGGTAATCAGCAGCGTGCCATCGGTGAGCAGCATGCGTACGGGCTGATAGCCTACACGCTCGTCAGCGGGCGTTTCTTCGTCTTCCACTGAGCCGTTTTTTACCCACTGCGTGATATCCTGCTGGGCGTAGCCTTGAAAGCGCATATCACCCTCGAACAATCGGAACGACACCAACAAATCGGGCCGGTTACGGGCGGGTCGGTAGCCCTGGATGCGCATGCGGGTCCGGATGGATTCGCGCAAAATGTTACCTAGCTTGCTGGTATCTGCGGCCAACCCATCACCGGCCACAAACTCATAGGTGCGGTAGCGCCGAAAGTTGCCGCTGTAGCTGTAGTCTGATTCAACTCTTGCTTCGCGCGCCGCAAAGCAACCTGACAGCGCCAAACAAAGCCCAATTCCGGCAAAAAGAGTAGAAGTAAGTTTCATAAGTGAACTAGAGTGGGAGGAAACACACTAACCAAGATACGAAACTCAAGTCTGTTAGGCGCTGACTGCCAGCCAAAAGCTTAAAAAAAATTTTGGGTTGGGGTTAACGATATCCAGCGGCCTGCAATTGGAACAATTCCGAGTAGCGTCCGCCCCGTGCTAGCAGCTCAGCATGCGAGCCAATTTCCACAAATTGTCCGTGTTCGATAACCAAAATACGGTCGGCCATGCGCACCGTGCTGAAGCGGTGCGAAATGAGCACGGCCGTTTTGCCAGCGGTTAGGTCGGCGAAGCGCTGGAACACCTCGTGCTCGGCGCGGGCGTCGAGGGCAGCGGTGGGCTCGTCGAGAATGAGCAGTTGGGCATCACGCATGTACGCACGACCTAGGGCAATTTTCTGCCACTCGCCGCCGCTCAGGTCAACGCCTTTCGCGAAGCGTCGACCAATCATCTGCTCGTAGCCGCCAGGCAGTTTCTTCACTACGGTGTCGGCTAAGCTCTGGGCCGCCGCCGCCTGAATTCGGTCTTGGTTCTCCTTTTCTTCAATGCGCCCCACAGCTAGGTTCTGGCCAGCCGTCAGCTGAAAGCGCACAAAGTCTTGGAAGATCACCCCAATCTCTTGCCGCAACTCCGCCGGGTCATACTCGCGTAAGTCGTAGCCATCGAGCAAGATGCGGCCTTCTGAGGGGTCGTAAAGGCGAGAAAGCAGCTTTACGAGCGTGGTTTTACCGGCGCCGTTTTCCCCTACCAAAGCTAGCTTCTCGCCGGCATGCAGCGTGAAGTTGAGGTTGCGAATGGCCCACTTCTCCGCATTGTTGTACTTGAAGCCGACATTATCAAACACAAAGCCTTCCCGAATGGGGCGGGGAAATGGCCGCACAAACTTGGTTTCATCGCGTGCGATGCGAGGCTGCATGTGGAAAAAATCGAAGAAGTCTTGTAGGTACAATGCGCCCTCAGCCACGCTGCTGAAGCGGCTCAAAATACCTTCCAGTAAGCTGCGCATTTGCCGGAACGAACTAGCTAGAAACGTCAGCTGCCCCACCGAAATCTGTCCGCGTACGGCATCGGTGATGATGTACACGTAAGCTGCATAGTATCCCGTTGCTCCAATAGCCGCGAAAAACGTACCCCACCCTGCTCGCCGCACTACCAACGATTTATTCTGCTGGTAAAACTGGTCGGAGAGCGTGCGAAAACGGTCGATCAAGAAATCCGACAAACCGAAGATCTTGATTTCCTTCGCGGTTTCGTCGGAGGCGCCGGTTTGGCGCAAGTAATCTAGCTCGCGCCGCTCGGGCGTCCAGCTGTGCACGAGTGAGTAGCTGCGCTCATTGAAGTGCGACTCTCCCCAGAACGCTGGAATAACGGCAATCAGCAGCAAGACCAGCAGCCACGGGTTGAAGGCTACCAAGCCAACTGCCAGCAAGGCCATCGTAATAAAATCCTGCGCCTGGCTAAGCACCTGGGCCATCAGCACCGTGCGCGACAACGTTTGCCGGCGGGCCCGTTCTAGCTTATCGTAGAATACACTGTCTTCAAACTGATCGAGGTCGAGGCGGGCAGCGTGCTCCATCAGGCGCACCGACGAGCGATTGGCGAACAAGTCACCGAGCAAACTATCGAGCAGCGCCACGGCCCGCCCAAGCGCATCGGAGAGAATAGCTAGGCCAAACTCCAGCGCCACCAAACTAAATATCGGAGCGAGCGAGGGGCCAGCCCCGGTGTGCGGTGCGCGCGCTAGCCCAATGATACCATCAAGAATGAGCTGCCCCACGTAGAACATAGCCGGTGGCAACGCAGCCCGCAATAATCGTAGGCCCACGTTGCCAAGTGTAAGGCTAGGGCTGGTTTCCCAAATAAGCTTTAGAAATTCCGGCAAATTGCGCAGCGCCGAAAACCGCTCGCGCACCGTAAGGGTAGGTTTGCCTTCTGGTTTGGATCCTTTAGTAGAAGCAGAGGTGAAGTTGAAAATAGAAGCCATTGCTGAGCGAGACATCATCGGCGGCAAATACGTGCCATTCCGCAAAGCTACTAGCATTGGCTGGTGTCGTTACTCGTCTTCTACCAGCATAAAAGCTGCTTGCTCTCGCGGATGCTCGGGCTGAAAATCGCCCCGCAGTACCAGCGTGTACGCTTTGCCCGCCGCTAGGGTCAAGCTCTGCGTAAACTGCTGCGTTATAGTTGCGTTACTACGAACAGTTGACAGGTTGTAGGTGCGGGCGGCTACGGGCACATAGGCCTGCGTCTGCCCCCAATCAAGATCTGTCCGAAAATCACCCCCAGTCTCCTCAATATGCACCGGTGAGTACCCCGACGCTATGTTGATTAGGCGCAGGTGCGCTTTGCCTGCCACCGGAGTGGGTAGTGCTTCCTCCCGCACTAACTTAGTTTGGGTAAAGCCTCCGCTATTGAAAACCAAGAGGGAATAGCGCTTACTTTCCTCAATGGTCATGTTGATCGACATCCATTGATAGGCCGACGTGGAAGCAGGCTTCAGATTAACCTCAGCCATTGTAGCTCCTACTTCAACTGGGTAATACTGGCTAGTACTGCCAGCGCCCAAGCTTCGTCCATAGTTCTTCGTTTTCATGCTGAGTTGCACCGAGTCGTTGCGCAACTGATACATCGTCGGCTCCATGGCCAAGCCATTAACTACGCGGATAAAGCCATGTGGCCCTAGCGGTTGTGTCGTCGGTGGAACTGGCTGCGGCGCGGGCGTCGGAGCAACAGAATCTTTTTTGCAAGAAGTCAGCAGGGTAGCGACGACACATAGTTTGAGCAGCGGCCGGAAATAGGAAGCAAAAGCCATAAGGAATAGAGAAGAAGTTAGACGGCTGGATAGCTTTGACAGGGCAAAGGAGATGCCACAGTGGATATGTTATCTACAATTTAATCTCCATATACTTTTAATTACACTCACTAGCTTAAAAGGCATTTAGCTGAGCCGCTTGCTTCGTCGTGCGAGACAATTGGCCTGCCCATGCTTATGGAGATGACCTCATGTACTTCAAAAAAAGTTAGGTATAAATAGTAGATTAGGCACTGCCTTTTATTTGAAGCATAATCAATTAGCTCCACTATTCAGCACCAACCTAGGTTTGATGATGAGGCTGAATAGGTCTTTGCAAGCTTCTACCTATCCGTACTGCTCCACGCTATCTTCCAGAGGTAGGCGTCCATGACCAAGCCTTGTGGGCTACCTTTGCGGCATGCCTTTCTTCAAAAACAGCGTGTATACGCCAGGTTTCTGGCTGATGTGCCTGAGCTCTTTTCTGTTCTTTGCGAGTTTCAACATGCTCCTGCCCGAGCTGCCCGACTATCTTACCCGGTTGGGCGGAGCTGACTACAAGGGATTTATTATTGCGCTTTTTACCCTGACAGCTGGTATTTCGCGTCCTTTCAGTGGAAAGCTGGCCGACACCGTCGGGCGCATTCCAGTGATGGTGTTCGGCTCGCTGGTGTGCTTCGTGTGCGGCTTCTTTTATCCGTGGGCCAGTACGGTTGCAGGGTTCCTTTTTCTACGCTTGGTACACGGGTTTAGCACCGGTTTCAAACCAACGGGTACGGCCGCTTTTGTAGCTGATATTATCCCCGTGGCGCGGCGCGGCGAAGCCATGGGCTTGTTAGGCGTGGCAGGCTCCCTAGGCATGGCAGCCGGACCGTCCGTTGGCGGTTGGCTCGCCACGCACTTTTCCCTCAATACCATGTTCTATTGCTCTTCAGCGGCGGCCTTGCTGTCGTTGGTTGTGCAAGGCACCATGACCGAAACACTCCCGGTGGCCCAGCGACAACGGTTTAGCTGGCACTTACTGAAACTGGAGTGGAGCGAGGTTCTGGAGCCGCGCGTGTTTGCGCCCGCCGTTGTCACGCTGCTATGCTTGTTTTCCTACGGCGCCGTCCTGACCGTGATACCCGACCAAAGTGGCTTGCTGGGCATCCACAACAAAGGCTTGTTTTTCACCTGCTACACTGTAGCCTCTTTGTTTATTCGCTTGGTAGCTGGCCGAGCCTCCGACCGCTACGGCCGCGTGCCGGTATTGATGGTTTCATCCGCCATCTTGGTTCTTGCAATGGGTTTGCTAGCACTAGCCCGTTCGGCCGAAGTATTTCTGGCCGCCGCCGTGCTATTTGGCCTAGGTGCTGGGCTTAACTCCCCTACTTTATATGCTTGGACCATCGACCTTAGCCACGAAGAGCGCCGTGGCCGGGGAGTAGCTACAATGTATATCGCTCTGGAAGCCGGTATTGGCCTAGGTGCATTGTTGGCGGGGTGGATCTACAATAATATGGCCACCCGTTTACCCTATGTGCACGCGCTTAGTGCGCTTCTTGCCGCCGTAGCGTTAGCCTACTTACTATGGGACACAAAGAGGCAACGAAGCAGTATTGCTTGATAATTACATGAAAATACTTCTATTTCAGATATTATTTGCATTTTTAAGCTCAACTTTGTGCGAGCTAAGCTAAATACGCGCGTCTATTTTATCAGTAATTATTCCTTCTAGGCTCTACAGGACCTAGCTTTCATCCTTCACCACTATGTTTCGCTATTTGAGCAGCGCTTGGCTGCTGTTTATTGCCTGCACAACATTTCACGTAGCACAGGCACAAAAACTAAAGGACCCAATTCAGTTTGGGGTAGTTGACGCTGCTGACTTTGCCACATCCGCTCCTGTGTCGAGTGCTGATAGCGCCGCACCAGCCGAAATTCTCTGTGACTTCGGCAAGTCGCGCATTGAGGGAGCCCGGGAGAAATTTCAAGTGGTATTCGAACGCGTGACCCGCATTCGAATCTTACGGAAAGCAGGCTACAGCTGGGCTACCGTGCAGGTCCCGCTCTATGTAAAAGACAACAGCACGGAAGAGCTGCAAAAACTGAAGGGCATGACCTACAACTTAGTAGGCGGCAATGTGGTGAAAGACAAGCTAGATATCAATCAAGCAGGCTTCAAGGAAGTAATCGATAAAAATCATCGGCTGTACTCTTTCACGCTTCCTAATGTGCGCGAAGGCTCAATTATTGAGTTCAGTTACACCATCAAGTCTGACTTCCTGTTTAATCTACAAGACTGGCAATTTCAGCACGATATTCCGGTGCGCTGGAGCGAGTATCGGGTTGTTATTCCTCCGTTCTACCGCTATAAGCAAACAGTACGCGGCTATTTACCCTTCGCGGTGGAGGAAAGTCAGATAGTCCCTTACACCACTTCCTACAGCCAAGATAGCCGCGACTCTTTCGGCAACTCCTTTGGTAATTCCGGCCACAGTGCTTCTCTCTCTGGGCAAGCAGTACAAGTGCGTTGGGCTGTCAAAAATGCTCCTGCCTTTCGAGAAGAGCCCTATATGACCAGTGCCAGCAACTACCGGCGTAGCGTTGATTTCGAACTAGCTGGTTATGACTTTTCTAGAAACGGCAACGAATACCATGATCTGACTGGCACGTGGGAGAAGATAACCAAGAGCCTGCAAGAGGAGGAACTCTTTGGCGTGTTGCTGAAGGAAAACGGGCCACTCACTGCTGAGGCGCAGTTGCTCCTAAAGACGTTTGAAGGATCAACCGAACGCGCGGCGGCGGTATTGGCACTAGTACAACAGCGCGTGAAATACAACGGGCAGGAGCGCCTCTATGCGTCGCAGCCATTCCGCAAAACGTGCGAGCAACACCTAGGTAATTCTTCCGACCTGAACTTGCTGCTGGTACAAACATTACGCGCCGCCGGCCTCGATGCCAACCCGGTGCTACTCAGCACCCGTCGACACGGGCTCGTACAAACCGACTTGCCTGAATTAAGCCAGTTCAACTACGTGGTAGCCCACGTGACGCTACCCGACAAGTCGGATCTGCTGCTTGATGCTACGGAACCTCTAGCGCCCGCTGGCTTGCTACCCGAGCGCTGCCTCAACGGTCAGGGTCGACTGATTGCCAACACTGGTCGTTGGGTGCCGCTGAAACCTGCCAAACGCTACATGCAGTTTACAACTGCGCAATTTACCATGAGTGATAAAGGGGGCTTGCAGGGCAAAATGCACCTAGAGTACGACGGCTACGCCGGCCTGGAAACCCGCAAGCAAATATTGGAGCTAGGAGAGCAAGGTTACCAAACCCAGTTCACCCGCCGGTGGTCTGATTGGCACTTCACGAGCCCACTGACAGTAATGGAGTTGAAAGATCCCACGAAGGTTTTGAAGGCTGATGTGGCGCTTACCTTACCAGAACCAGAAGCGCCAGCTCCTCTGCTCTATCTGCCTTTGGCCCAAACCTTAGGACAGCTCACCAACCCCTTCAAGCACGAGGAGCGGCAATATCCGGTTGACTTCAGCACGCTCCACGATTATATGCAGATGGTAACGCTCACCTTACCCGCTAGCTATGCCGTGCAAGAACGACCAGCGGACATTGTGCTAGCCTTGCCCAATAATGGTGGCAAGTTCATGTACAACATCACGCAACCTACGCCTGGCACGCTGCAAATCGTTTCCCGCTTGCAATTGCTCAAATCGGTCTACACGCCGGAAGAGTACGTGGCCTTGCGAGAACTCTACAGCCGGGCCATTGCCAAGCATAGTGAAATGCTCGTGCTGCAACGCAAATAGTTTCAGTTTGCACCTAGGCTATCAAGTAGCAGCCTACCTTTCGCGCCTTCTATAATCTTATAATGTATATTATTATATTTATCGTTACCAGTCCATGGTGTGCTTCCTCTCCTAGTTACTTCTCAGCTTACTATCACCTACCTTTATGCAACTACGTTTATACCGTGAAGTACTTGCCCTTGCAGTACTCAGCGGGGCTACGCTCACGGCTTATGGCCAGGCCGATCCTATCAAGTTTGGCAAACCCGATCCGCAGGATTTTGAAGCAAAAAACTTCGTCGCCGATAGCGCTGCCGAAGCTGTCGTTCTGTGTGATTTTGGCCGCTCGCGCTTTGCGATGGTCGACAACGACTTCAAAGTGGTGTTTGACCGGGTCCTTCGCATCAAGATCCTGAAAAAGTCGGGCTATGACTGGGCAACCCTAAAAGTCCCGCTTTACAAGAAGGATAAGCAGGAGGAGAAACTAACCAACCTGCGTGGCTACACCTACAACATGGTCAACGGGCAGCTCACTAAAGACAAGCTAGAGTCGTCAGCCGTATTCAGTGAGCAAACCAGCGTTAATAACTCTATCCGCAAATTTACGCTGCCCAATGTGCGGGTGGGCTCCGTCATAGAAGTAGCCTACTCCGTCAGCTCTGACTTCTTGTTCAACTTCCAAGATTGGCAGTTTCAGAACTCTATTCCGGTGCGTTGGAGCGAATACCGGGCAAGCATACCGGAGTACTTTGAATATAAGATGTTGATGCAAGGCTACGAAACGCTGGCCGAACAGGAGCGAACAGATGGTAGCGCACAATTCACGCTACGCTCTGCTGGTGGTTTCATAGAAGGAAGCAGTGCCTTTTCTGGTGGGGGCGGACGCCAAGCAGCTAGCTCCGAAACGGTTACTGCCCGAGTCACCAACTATCGTTGGGCCATGAAAAACGTACCCGCTTTCCTCGACGAACCTTTCATGACGACAGCCGACGATTACGTCTCCCGCATCGATTTTGAGCTAGCCGGCGTACGTTGGCCAAATCAGCCTTACCAAAGCGTCGCTGGTTCGTGGGAGAAAATAAATACGAGCCTGCTAGAACACGAAAACTTTGGCACCCAGCTTAAGCGCGGTGGGTTCCTAAAGGAGAAAGTAGCAGCCATCATGGCTCAGCACTCCGACCTAGCCACACGGGTAGCGGCTATTCACCAGCTTGTGCGGCAGTCGGTGAAGCACAACGGCAAGAGTGGTTTTTATGCCACTAGCACGCTCCGGCACGCTTACGACCAGCATACTGGCAATGCCGCCGACGTCAACCTGCTGCTCATTGCTTTGTTACGCGACGCAGGCCTCGAAGCCAACCCCGTACTGCTGAGCACTCGCAGCAACGGCATGGTGAACCAAAGCCTACCCTTGCTTTCTAAATTCAACTATGTAGTAGCTCACGTGGCATTGCCCGAAAAGCAGGAAATGCTAGTGGATGCCACCGAAGAGCTACTGCCCTGTGGCACCCTACCTACCCGCTGTTTGAATGGACAAGGCCGCCTAATTATGCCGCGCGCTCAGGAGTCGCGGTGGATTGATCTGCAGCCTACCCAGCGGTTTGTTGAATACCGCAAGGTAGAATTAAAGCTCGACGAACGCGGCGCTCTTACGGGCAGCGTGCACCAGGAACATGGTGGCTATTACGCCCATCATGAGCGCGAGCAGTTGCATACGCAGGGAGAGAAAAAGTACATGGAAGAGCTTGCGAAGCGCCACGAAGGATGGAATGTGGGCAAATTCGCCTTTCACCAACAGGAAGATTTATCGAAGCCGTTAAGCTTAGATTATGAATTCGCAGTGACTGGCGCCGATGCTTCCGCCGGCACACTTTACCTGAATCCCTTACGTGAGTTCGACAGCGTAAAAAATCCTTTTGTACACGAGGATCGGCGCTTTCCTGTGAACTTTGGTGCGGCAATGGAGGAAACTACGCTGCTTACTATCACCCTACCCACTGGGTACGAAACGGAGGAACTTCCCAAGCAAGCCATCATAGACTTACCCGACAATGGTGGGCGCTTTATGTACAGTGCTACCAGTCAGAATGGTGCAGTACAGGTAGTTAGCCGATTGAATCTACGCAAGCCTGTGTATTCGGCCGAGGAGTATGCTAGCTTACGGGAGTTCTACACGCGCATGCTAGCCAAGCACGCCGAGCAGATTGTGGTTAAAAAGAAATCGTAAGCTTGACGATGCGCTTCTCTAGCTTGTTTTTATTGAATTTAGGTATTGGCTTGCTCCCAACATTGGCAGCCGCTGCTAGTGGCAAGGAACCCCACTACCCTGTGGCAACGCTAGCCCCTGCGTTGCGCGAGAATGCGCATGCTGTCGTGCGCATGGCGGACGAAACGTTGCTCGTGAAATCGGCGGGACGCACTGTTCGCACCGTGCGGCGTGCTACTACGGTGCTCGACGATGCAGGGGCAGAGTGGGCTACCCAACTGGTGTACTACGATCAGCTGAGCAGCGTGAACTACCTCCGCGGTGCCGTGTACGACGCTGAAGGTCAACTCGTACGGCAACTTCGCGCTGCTGACGTGAAAGACTATGGTCTCTCCGATGGCTTTAGCCTAGCAACGGATGCGCGTGGTCGTGTGGCCGATTTGCGTCAACCTAGCTACCCTTACACCGTCAGCTTCGAATACGAAGTAGCTTCCGATAACTCTTTGTTTTACAGCACCTGGCAGCCACAAGCTGATGAGCAACTCGCCGTGGAGCAGGCTAGCTTTCGGGTGCTTACTCCGGCCAGTTTACCGCTGCGATTCCAGGAGCGTCACTTGCCGAAAGGTGTAGCGGTAGCGCGCAGTCAGCAAGGCGACCTGCAGGTATACCAGTGGGAGCTGAAGGCGCTGACCGCCCAGGAGGAAGAACCGTATGGGCCGCCCCTATCAGAAATGGTACCGTCGGTAGCGACAGCACCCACTACGTTTGAGGTGCAAGGCCACCCAGGCACGCTCACATCTTGGCAAGGCCTCGGGCAGTGGAACTACGATCTGAACACGGGCCGCGACGTGCTACCGGAAGCAGTGCAAACTCGCGTTGCGGCACTAGTGAAAGATGCCCCCGACGAACGCACGCGCATCAGCCGGGTATATGATTTCCTGCAATCCTCTACGCGCTACGTGTCGGTGCAGCTAGGCCTAGGTGGCTGGCAAACTATTCCGGCTGCTAACGTGAGCAGCACCGGCTACGGCGACTGCAAAGCTTTATCGAATTACTGCATGGCTTTGCTGAAAGCGGCCGGCGTGCAGAGCTACTGCGCGTTGGTGCGAGCCGACGAGCCGGATATTCACACCGAATTTCCGAGCAATCAATTCAACCACATGGTGCTATGCGTGCCCTTGAAGAAAGCCACAAAGCTGGATACCGTATGGCTGGAATGCACAAGTCAGAATAATGCCCTAGGCTACATGGGTAGCTTCACAGGCAACCGGCACGCCCTTCTACTCACTCCCGCAGGCGGGCAGCTAGTGCGGACGCCTCGCTACGGTGTCGCCGAAAATCGGCGCGAAAGGAGTGCTGACGTATATCTGGATGCGCAAGGTAGCGCCACGGCCATGCTGCGCACCCGCCGCACGGGTTTAGAGCAAGACCAATTCAGCCAGCTCATGCACGGCCTAGACCCCGTACAGCAGAAAAAGAAGATTGCCGAGTCATTACCACTAAGCAACTTCAACATCACTAAGTTCGCCTTAACCAACGACGCCAAGGCACTCATCCCGACCATCAACGAAACGCTAGGGTTGACGCTGCCACAGTTCGGGACGCCAAGTGGTCGGCGGGTGTTTTTACTCCCTAATTTGCTGAGTCGCTTGCCAGCAATCACCGCTCCCGTAGGCGAACGGCAAACAGATATTTGGCTGGCGAGTGCTTACTCCCACGCCGATACTGTGCGGATTCATGTACCTGCTGGGTTCCAAGTTGAAAACCTGCCAGCTCCTGTGCAGCTTACTACCACGTTCGGTACGTATTCGGCCCAGGCGCAGAAGCTAGCAGATGGCACAATTCAATACGTGCGCAATCTTCGCATGCCACACACCCGTTTCCCACGCACCGACTACCCGGCATACGTCGAGTTCCGGCGCAAAATCAACGCAGCTGACAAGGCTCAATTGGTATTAGTAAAGACCGAAAGC
This Hymenobacter sp. GOD-10R DNA region includes the following protein-coding sequences:
- a CDS encoding DUF4136 domain-containing protein; translated protein: MKLTSTLFAGIGLCLALSGCFAAREARVESDYSYSGNFRRYRTYEFVAGDGLAADTSKLGNILRESIRTRMRIQGYRPARNRPDLLVSFRLFEGDMRFQGYAQQDITQWVKNGSVEDEETPADERVGYQPVRMLLTDGTLLITLIDHRTNRAVWNGYASGVEVPQGPRGMLVLRRSVGSIFDRYRVFTQGYMDRDGSGDPNISEQ
- a CDS encoding ABC transporter ATP-binding protein codes for the protein MASIFNFTSASTKGSKPEGKPTLTVRERFSALRNLPEFLKLIWETSPSLTLGNVGLRLLRAALPPAMFYVGQLILDGIIGLARAPHTGAGPSLAPIFSLVALEFGLAILSDALGRAVALLDSLLGDLFANRSSVRLMEHAARLDLDQFEDSVFYDKLERARRQTLSRTVLMAQVLSQAQDFITMALLAVGLVAFNPWLLVLLLIAVIPAFWGESHFNERSYSLVHSWTPERRELDYLRQTGASDETAKEIKIFGLSDFLIDRFRTLSDQFYQQNKSLVVRRAGWGTFFAAIGATGYYAAYVYIITDAVRGQISVGQLTFLASSFRQMRSLLEGILSRFSSVAEGALYLQDFFDFFHMQPRIARDETKFVRPFPRPIREGFVFDNVGFKYNNAEKWAIRNLNFTLHAGEKLALVGENGAGKTTLVKLLSRLYDPSEGRILLDGYDLREYDPAELRQEIGVIFQDFVRFQLTAGQNLAVGRIEEKENQDRIQAAAAQSLADTVVKKLPGGYEQMIGRRFAKGVDLSGGEWQKIALGRAYMRDAQLLILDEPTAALDARAEHEVFQRFADLTAGKTAVLISHRFSTVRMADRILVIEHGQFVEIGSHAELLARGGRYSELFQLQAAGYR
- a CDS encoding DUF4397 domain-containing protein, which translates into the protein MAFASYFRPLLKLCVVATLLTSCKKDSVAPTPAPQPVPPTTQPLGPHGFIRVVNGLAMEPTMYQLRNDSVQLSMKTKNYGRSLGAGSTSQYYPVEVGATMAEVNLKPASTSAYQWMSINMTIEESKRYSLLVFNSGGFTQTKLVREEALPTPVAGKAHLRLINIASGYSPVHIEETGGDFRTDLDWGQTQAYVPVAARTYNLSTVRSNATITQQFTQSLTLAAGKAYTLVLRGDFQPEHPREQAAFMLVEDE
- a CDS encoding MFS transporter, encoding MPFFKNSVYTPGFWLMCLSSFLFFASFNMLLPELPDYLTRLGGADYKGFIIALFTLTAGISRPFSGKLADTVGRIPVMVFGSLVCFVCGFFYPWASTVAGFLFLRLVHGFSTGFKPTGTAAFVADIIPVARRGEAMGLLGVAGSLGMAAGPSVGGWLATHFSLNTMFYCSSAAALLSLVVQGTMTETLPVAQRQRFSWHLLKLEWSEVLEPRVFAPAVVTLLCLFSYGAVLTVIPDQSGLLGIHNKGLFFTCYTVASLFIRLVAGRASDRYGRVPVLMVSSAILVLAMGLLALARSAEVFLAAAVLFGLGAGLNSPTLYAWTIDLSHEERRGRGVATMYIALEAGIGLGALLAGWIYNNMATRLPYVHALSALLAAVALAYLLWDTKRQRSSIA
- a CDS encoding DUF3857 domain-containing protein; translated protein: MFRYLSSAWLLFIACTTFHVAQAQKLKDPIQFGVVDAADFATSAPVSSADSAAPAEILCDFGKSRIEGAREKFQVVFERVTRIRILRKAGYSWATVQVPLYVKDNSTEELQKLKGMTYNLVGGNVVKDKLDINQAGFKEVIDKNHRLYSFTLPNVREGSIIEFSYTIKSDFLFNLQDWQFQHDIPVRWSEYRVVIPPFYRYKQTVRGYLPFAVEESQIVPYTTSYSQDSRDSFGNSFGNSGHSASLSGQAVQVRWAVKNAPAFREEPYMTSASNYRRSVDFELAGYDFSRNGNEYHDLTGTWEKITKSLQEEELFGVLLKENGPLTAEAQLLLKTFEGSTERAAAVLALVQQRVKYNGQERLYASQPFRKTCEQHLGNSSDLNLLLVQTLRAAGLDANPVLLSTRRHGLVQTDLPELSQFNYVVAHVTLPDKSDLLLDATEPLAPAGLLPERCLNGQGRLIANTGRWVPLKPAKRYMQFTTAQFTMSDKGGLQGKMHLEYDGYAGLETRKQILELGEQGYQTQFTRRWSDWHFTSPLTVMELKDPTKVLKADVALTLPEPEAPAPLLYLPLAQTLGQLTNPFKHEERQYPVDFSTLHDYMQMVTLTLPASYAVQERPADIVLALPNNGGKFMYNITQPTPGTLQIVSRLQLLKSVYTPEEYVALRELYSRAIAKHSEMLVLQRK